The proteins below are encoded in one region of Segatella copri:
- a CDS encoding shikimate dehydrogenase: MDKYGLIGYPLGHSFSKNYFNEKFENEGIDAQYINFEIPSIENLTEILDSNPELKGLNVTIPYKEKVISYLDVVSPEANAIGAVNVIKVEHRGEDVYLKGYNSDVIGFTKSIEPYIEPYHKKALILGTGGASKAINFGLKSLGLETTFVSRYERPDTIQYEKITPEVIKEYNVIVNCTPVGMYPHVDECPALPYEAMDSHTLLYDLIYNPDETLFMKKGKEHGATVKNGLEMLLLQAFASWDFWHQEK; encoded by the coding sequence ATGGACAAGTATGGACTCATAGGTTACCCTCTGGGGCATTCGTTCTCAAAGAACTATTTCAACGAAAAGTTTGAGAACGAGGGCATCGATGCCCAATACATCAACTTCGAGATACCTTCTATCGAAAATCTTACCGAGATTCTCGACTCAAATCCTGAACTAAAGGGGCTCAACGTCACAATACCTTATAAGGAGAAAGTGATCAGCTATCTCGACGTGGTAAGCCCTGAGGCGAATGCTATCGGAGCCGTCAACGTGATCAAGGTGGAGCACAGAGGCGAAGATGTTTATCTGAAAGGATATAACAGCGATGTAATCGGTTTTACCAAGAGCATCGAACCTTATATCGAGCCTTATCACAAGAAGGCTCTCATCCTGGGTACAGGCGGAGCTTCAAAGGCTATCAACTTCGGTCTGAAATCGCTCGGACTGGAAACAACCTTCGTGAGTCGATACGAGCGTCCGGATACTATCCAGTACGAAAAAATCACCCCTGAGGTTATCAAGGAGTATAACGTCATCGTAAACTGTACCCCAGTGGGCATGTACCCACACGTAGACGAGTGTCCTGCGCTGCCTTACGAGGCAATGGACAGCCACACCCTGCTCTACGACCTCATCTACAATCCCGACGAAACCCTCTTCATGAAGAAGGGCAAAGAACACGGAGCCACAGTAAAGAATGGCTTGGAAATGCTCTTGTTGCAAGCCTTTGCATCATGGGATTTCTGGCACCAGGAAAAATAA
- a CDS encoding AIR synthase-related protein: MMRGVSAAKEDVHNAIKNIDKGIFPQAFCKIIPDILGGDPEYCNIMHADGAGTKSSLAYMYWKETGDLSVWKGIAQDAIVMNTDDLLCVGAVDNILVSSTIGRNKMLIPGEVISAIINGTDDLLHEMREMGIGIYPTGGETADVGDLVRTIIVDSTVTCRMKRSDVINNANIRPGDVIVGLSSTGQATYEKKYNGGMGSNGLTSARHDVFAKYLAENYPESYDHAVPDELVYSGKYKLTDEVEGSPINAGELVLSPTRTYAPVIKKILDELRPEVHGMVHCTGGAQTKVLHFVGENCKVVKDNMFPVPPLFKAIHDCSETDWKEMYQVFNMGHRMEIYVRPEVAEKVIAISKSFNIDAQIVGHIEEGKRSLTIKSEFGTFEY, translated from the coding sequence ATGATGCGCGGTGTTAGCGCAGCAAAGGAAGATGTTCACAACGCTATCAAGAACATCGACAAGGGTATCTTCCCACAGGCTTTCTGCAAGATCATACCTGATATCTTGGGCGGCGACCCAGAGTATTGTAACATTATGCATGCCGACGGTGCAGGTACCAAATCGAGCTTGGCTTACATGTACTGGAAGGAGACGGGCGACCTCTCTGTATGGAAAGGTATCGCTCAAGATGCTATCGTGATGAATACCGACGACCTGCTCTGCGTAGGCGCCGTAGACAACATCCTCGTAAGCTCTACCATCGGACGCAACAAGATGCTCATCCCAGGCGAGGTAATCTCAGCTATCATCAACGGTACTGACGACCTGCTCCACGAGATGCGTGAGATGGGTATCGGCATCTATCCTACCGGCGGTGAGACTGCTGACGTAGGCGACCTGGTTCGTACTATCATCGTTGACTCTACCGTTACCTGCCGCATGAAGCGCAGCGATGTCATCAACAACGCCAACATCCGTCCAGGCGATGTCATCGTAGGTCTTTCTTCTACAGGTCAGGCTACTTACGAGAAGAAGTACAACGGCGGTATGGGCAGCAACGGACTTACTTCTGCCCGCCACGATGTATTCGCCAAGTATCTCGCAGAGAACTATCCTGAGAGCTACGACCACGCCGTGCCAGACGAGTTGGTTTACAGCGGTAAGTATAAGTTGACTGATGAGGTAGAGGGTTCACCTATCAATGCCGGCGAGTTGGTTCTCTCTCCTACCCGCACCTACGCTCCTGTCATCAAGAAGATTCTCGACGAACTCCGCCCAGAGGTTCACGGTATGGTTCACTGCACCGGTGGTGCCCAGACCAAGGTTCTTCACTTCGTAGGCGAGAACTGCAAGGTAGTGAAGGACAACATGTTCCCAGTACCTCCACTCTTCAAGGCGATCCACGACTGCTCAGAGACCGACTGGAAGGAAATGTATCAGGTATTCAACATGGGTCACCGCATGGAGATCTACGTACGTCCTGAGGTTGCCGAGAAGGTTATCGCCATCAGCAAGAGCTTCAACATCGATGCCCAGATTGTGGGTCACATCGAAGAAGGCAAGCGCAGCCTGACCATCAAGAGCGAATTCGGAACATTCGAATACTAA
- the prfA gene encoding peptide chain release factor 1, with product MDNNNILQKLEGLESRYEEVSTLITDPDVIADQPRYVKLTKEWKDLGDIMDARKRYINCLNSIKEAKDILANESDPEMKEMAREELNENEALQPKLEEEIKIALVPKDPEDAKNVQMEIRGGAGGDEAALFAGDLFNMYKKYCESKGWTVSVTSVSEGAVGGYKEIDFAVSGTDVYGTLKYESGVHRVQRVPATETQGRMHTSAATVAVLPEADKFEVNINEGDIKWDTFRSSGAGGQNVNKVESGVRLRYPWKNPNTGEVEEILIECTETRDQPKNKERALSRLYTFIHDREHQKYVDDIASRRKSLVSTGDRSAKIRTYNFPQGRVTDHRIGYTTHDLNGFLAGDIQDMIDALTVAENAEKLKETEL from the coding sequence ATGGATAATAACAACATATTACAGAAGCTAGAAGGCTTAGAGAGCCGATACGAGGAAGTAAGCACCCTCATTACCGACCCAGATGTCATCGCCGACCAGCCACGCTACGTGAAGCTCACCAAGGAATGGAAAGACCTGGGTGACATCATGGACGCACGCAAGCGATACATCAACTGTCTGAATAGCATCAAGGAGGCAAAGGACATCCTTGCCAACGAGAGCGATCCGGAAATGAAGGAGATGGCTCGCGAAGAACTTAACGAGAACGAGGCGCTGCAGCCTAAACTTGAAGAAGAAATCAAGATTGCGCTGGTACCTAAGGACCCAGAAGACGCCAAGAACGTACAGATGGAAATCCGAGGCGGTGCCGGAGGCGACGAGGCAGCCCTCTTTGCAGGCGACCTATTTAATATGTATAAGAAATACTGCGAATCGAAGGGATGGACCGTCAGCGTGACTTCTGTTTCTGAAGGCGCAGTAGGTGGATACAAGGAAATCGACTTCGCAGTAAGCGGTACTGACGTTTACGGTACATTGAAGTACGAATCAGGTGTTCACCGTGTTCAGCGTGTGCCTGCTACTGAAACACAGGGCCGTATGCACACCTCAGCTGCTACCGTGGCCGTATTGCCAGAGGCAGACAAGTTTGAAGTGAACATCAACGAAGGCGATATCAAGTGGGATACCTTCCGAAGTTCAGGTGCCGGTGGTCAGAACGTGAACAAGGTGGAGTCTGGTGTACGTCTCCGCTACCCTTGGAAAAACCCTAACACAGGCGAGGTAGAGGAAATCCTCATCGAGTGTACCGAAACCCGTGACCAGCCAAAGAACAAGGAGCGTGCCTTGAGCCGCCTCTATACATTCATCCACGACCGTGAGCACCAGAAGTATGTTGACGATATCGCCAGCCGCCGCAAGAGCCTCGTTTCTACCGGCGACCGCAGTGCGAAGATCCGTACCTACAACTTCCCGCAAGGCCGTGTTACCGACCATCGTATCGGTTACACCACTCACGATCTCAACGGTTTCCTGGCAGGTGATATTCAGGACATGATTGATGCCCTGACTGTAGCCGAGAACGCAGAGAAGCTGAAAGAAACAGAATTGTAA
- the pyrF gene encoding orotidine-5'-phosphate decarboxylase → MNRKELVEQIFAKKSFLCVGLDTDINKLPKCITESEDIQGAEAEMIFRFNQAIIDATAPYCVAYKPNLAFYESRGIDGMIAFENTIKYLHSHYPNHFIIADAKRGDIGNTSKMYAQTFFEEYNIDSVTVAPYMGEDSVKPFLEYDGKWVILLALTSNKGSHDFQLTEDKEGERLFEKVLKKSQEWGNDENMMYVVGATQGKMFEDIRKVAPNHFLLVPGVGAQGGSLQEVCKYGIIKDCGLLVNSSRGIIYASNGDDFAEVAGQKAKELQAEMAAELAKL, encoded by the coding sequence ATGAACAGAAAAGAACTCGTAGAGCAGATTTTCGCCAAGAAGAGTTTCTTGTGCGTAGGTCTTGACACAGATATCAACAAGTTGCCTAAGTGCATCACCGAGAGTGAAGACATCCAGGGCGCAGAAGCCGAAATGATATTCAGATTCAACCAGGCTATCATCGATGCAACAGCCCCATACTGTGTGGCTTACAAGCCAAACCTGGCTTTCTATGAGAGCCGTGGCATCGATGGCATGATTGCCTTTGAAAACACCATCAAGTATCTCCACAGCCACTATCCAAACCACTTCATCATCGCAGATGCCAAGCGCGGTGATATCGGCAACACCAGCAAAATGTATGCCCAGACATTCTTCGAGGAGTACAATATCGACTCTGTAACCGTAGCACCTTATATGGGCGAGGATTCAGTCAAGCCATTCCTCGAGTATGACGGCAAGTGGGTTATCCTCCTGGCACTTACCAGCAACAAGGGTAGCCACGACTTCCAGCTCACCGAGGATAAGGAGGGCGAGCGCCTCTTCGAGAAGGTTCTCAAGAAGAGCCAGGAATGGGGCAACGATGAGAACATGATGTATGTAGTAGGCGCTACACAGGGCAAGATGTTCGAAGACATCCGCAAGGTGGCTCCTAACCACTTCCTCCTCGTACCGGGCGTAGGTGCACAGGGTGGCAGCCTGCAGGAAGTTTGCAAGTATGGCATCATCAAGGATTGCGGCTTGCTCGTCAACTCTTCCCGCGGCATCATCTATGCCAGCAACGGCGATGACTTTGCTGAGGTAGCAGGTCAGAAAGCTAAGGAGTTGCAGGCTGAAATGGCAGCAGAACTTGCTAAGTTATAA
- the lpxD gene encoding UDP-3-O-(3-hydroxymyristoyl)glucosamine N-acyltransferase, translating into MEFTAQQIAQFVQGRVEGDENATVNTFAKIEEGKEGAISFLSNPKYTHYVYETKSSIVLIDENVELEHPVSTTLIRVKNAYECVAKLLQMYESMKPKKTGIDPLAFVSPKAKVAEGVYVGAFAYISDGAEVGEGSQIYPHAYIGEGVKIGKNALIYPNVTVYHGCKLGNNVTLHAGCVIGADGFGFAPGPEGYDKIPQIGIVTIEDDVEIGANTCVDRSTMGSTYVRKGVKLDNLVQIAHNTDIGANTVMSSQVGIAGSTKVGEWCMFGGQVGLAGHITIGDKVFLGAQSGVPGSLKSGQQLIGTPPMEQRAYFKSQAIFRRLPDMYKELNDLKKQIEELKKNN; encoded by the coding sequence ATGGAATTTACCGCTCAACAAATAGCCCAGTTCGTTCAGGGCCGTGTGGAAGGTGATGAGAACGCAACAGTCAACACCTTCGCAAAAATCGAAGAAGGTAAGGAAGGCGCCATCTCGTTCCTTTCTAACCCTAAATACACTCATTATGTTTACGAAACCAAGTCAAGCATCGTACTCATTGATGAGAACGTAGAATTGGAACACCCTGTCAGCACAACCCTCATCCGTGTGAAGAATGCATACGAGTGTGTGGCTAAGCTCCTGCAGATGTACGAATCCATGAAGCCTAAGAAGACCGGCATCGATCCGCTGGCTTTCGTATCTCCAAAGGCTAAGGTGGCTGAAGGTGTATATGTAGGTGCTTTCGCGTATATCAGCGATGGTGCAGAGGTAGGCGAAGGTAGCCAGATTTATCCTCATGCCTACATCGGAGAGGGTGTGAAGATTGGTAAGAATGCACTCATCTATCCGAACGTTACCGTATATCACGGCTGTAAATTAGGCAATAACGTTACGCTTCATGCCGGTTGTGTAATCGGTGCCGACGGATTTGGATTCGCTCCAGGTCCTGAAGGTTACGACAAGATTCCTCAGATTGGTATAGTTACCATCGAAGACGATGTAGAGATTGGTGCCAACACTTGTGTAGACCGTTCTACAATGGGTTCTACCTATGTTCGCAAGGGCGTAAAGCTCGACAACCTCGTACAGATTGCCCACAATACCGATATCGGTGCCAACACCGTGATGTCTTCTCAGGTAGGTATAGCAGGCAGTACAAAGGTAGGCGAATGGTGTATGTTTGGCGGTCAGGTGGGTCTTGCCGGCCACATCACTATCGGCGATAAGGTGTTCCTCGGTGCCCAGAGCGGTGTTCCGGGCAGCCTCAAGAGCGGCCAGCAGCTCATCGGAACTCCTCCTATGGAGCAGCGCGCTTACTTCAAGTCTCAGGCCATCTTCCGTCGTTTGCCTGACATGTACAAGGAACTCAACGACCTGAAGAAGCAGATTGAAGAATTAAAGAAAAACAATTAA